From the Sphingobium sp. RAC03 genome, the window ATCTGATCGGCATCCGCAACATCGTGCTGGCCGTCAACAAGATGGACCTGGTCGGCTATGATCAGAGCGTGTTCGACACGATCGTCGCCGACTATACCGAATTCGCCAAGTCGATCGGCATCACGGCGTTCACGCCGATGCCGATTTCCGGGTTCAAGGGGGACAACATCACCGGCCCGTCGGAAAATACGCCCTGGTATACTGGCCCGGCCCTGATCGAACATCTGGAGACGGTCGAGGTCAACAGCGCGACCGACGCGGAAAAGCCGTTCCGCATGCCGGTGCAGTGGGTCAATCGTCCCAATCTCGATTTCCGGGGCTTTTCCGGCCTGATCGCGACCGGCACGGTCAAGCCGGGCGACGCGATCCGCGTGCTGCCATCGGGCAAGACCAGCACCATCAGCCGCATCGTCACGCTGGACGGTGATCTGGACGAAGCTGTGGCGGGCCAATCGGTCACGCTCTGCTTCGCCGACGAGATCGACTGTTCGCGCGGCGACGTCATCGCGCTGGCCGACAATCCGCCCCAGGCCGCCGACCAGTTCGAAGCGACCATCGTGTGGATGGCGGACGAGGAAATGCTGCCGGGCCGATCCTACTGGCTCAAGATCGGCACGCAGATGGTCACCGCGACCGTCCAGCAGCCCAAATATCAGGTCAACGTCAACGATGCCGGAGGTTCGGGGTCACATCTGGCGGCCAAGACGCTGGAATTGAACGCCATCGGTGTCGCCAACCTGTCGACCGACAAGCAGATCGTGTTCGAACCCTATGAGCAGAATAGGACGCTGGGCGGCTTCATCCTGATCGACAAGATCAGCAATGCCACCGTCGCGGCGGGCATGCTGCACTTCTCGCTGCGCCGGGCACAGAATGTCCATTGGCAATCGACCGACGTGTCGCGCGATTTCCACGCCAACCTCAAGAACCAGAAGCCCGCCGTGCTGTGGTTCACCGGGCTTTCGGGCGCGGGCAAGTCGACCATCGCCAATCTGGTCGAAAAGCGGCTGGCGCGGATGAACCGGCACACCTATCTGCTGGATGGCGACAATGTGCGGCATGGCCTGAACAAGGATCTGGGCTTTACCGACGCCGACCGGGTGGAAAATATCCGTCGCGTGGGCGAAGTCGCCAAGCTGATGACCGACGCCGGGCTGATCGTCATCACCGCCTTCATCTCGCCCTTCCGATCGGAACGCGACATGGTGCGGCAGATGATGCAGCCGGGCGAGTTTTTCGAGGTCCATATCGACACATCGCTCGCCGAGGCCGAGAAGCGCGACGTCAAGGGCCTGTACAAGAAGGCGCGGGCCGGGGATCTCAAGAATTTCACCGGGATCGACAGCCCCTATGAAGCGCCGGTGGACCCGGAAATCCATATCGACACGCTGACCATGACGGCGGAAGAAGCGGCCGATGCCATCGTCGCGCGGCTGATCCCATGACCGGGATGAGCGACGCGGCGCTGGCCGCCCATCTGGCAGAAGTGGCCGGACGCATCCTGGTCGAGGTCCGCGAATCCGGGGTGTTCAGTGCCAAGGCACTGGGCAAGGCGGGCGACCAGACCGCCAACCAGTTCCTGTGCCATGCGCTGCGCGAAGTGCGGGGCGAGGATGGGCTGTTGTCGGAAGAAGAGAAGGACAATGACGACCGGCTCGCCCAGTCGCGCGTCTGGATCGTCGATCCGGTCGATGGCACGCGCGAATATGGCGAGGCGCGGGCCGACTGGGCGGTGCATGTCGGGCTGGCGATCGACGGAGCGCCGGTGATCGGCGCAGTGGCCTTGCCGGGGTTTGAGGGCGGCGTCGTGCTGCGGACGGATGAACCGCGCACCGTGCCGCCTGCGCCGGAAAAGCTGCGCATGGTGGTGTCGCGCACGCGGCCTGCCGCCGAAGCGGTGGCGATCGCGCAGAAGCTGGACGCGGAACTGGTGCCGATGGGATCGGCGGGGGCCAAGGCGATGGCGATCATATTGGGCCAGGCCGACATCTATCTCCATTCGGGCGGCCAATATGAATGGGACAGCATGGCCCCGGCCGCCGTCGCGCTGGCGCATGGCCTGCATGCCAGCCGCATCGACGGCAGTCCGCTCGTCTATAACCAGCGCGACGTCTATCTACCCGACCTGCTCATCTGTCGGCAGGAGCATGCGGAGATGGTGCTGGGGCATATTGCGGCACTGGCGCAGGACGCCGCCTGATTGCGCTGTCGCCGGGCGGTCAGGATCGCCCGGCGAGCAGGCGATTGACGAGATCACGCCACCCTTTGGATACCGCCTCCAGACCGAAGGCCTCGATCCGGTCGCCGGGGCGGAGGCGGGTCGCCGGGTTGATCTGATGCGCCAGTGCGTCCGCCATCGCGCGCGGATCGGCCGGATCGACCAGCAGGCCATGGCGACCACCATCGAGCAATTGCGCCGCATTGCCCGCGCTCCGCGACGCGACGCAAGGTGCATTCACCGCCATCGCCTCTAGCAGCACATTGGCCGAGCCTTCCCACCAGGAGGGCAGCACGAAGGCGTCGCAGCGCGCCAGCCAGGGAAAGACATTGGCGACCGTGCCGGGCAGCGCCAGATCGTCGGCAATGCCGAGCGCTGTGGCCTGCGTGCGCAACCGCGTGCAGGCATCGTCGCGGCTCTCGCCCAGGATGATGAGGCGCGCAGGCCGGGTCATGCGCAGATGAGCGAAGGCGGCGAGCAGGGTCGCGAAATTCTTTTGCGGGGCGAGGCGGCCGATGGCTAGGACGACCGGCAGCGGGCCGCCGAACCAGGGGTGCGGGGCTGTATCACCGATATGCTGGCGCGCGGCGGCGGCGTCTATGCCGTTAGCGATCACCGTCACCCGCCCTGCGCGCGCTGCTGCGTGAAAAGCGGGCGTGTCGGCCAAAGTCGGCGACACCAGCACCAGATGCGCGGCATCGGCGGCGATGAGCCGCGCCATGGCGGCGCGGCCCCAGCGCTTGATGCCGCCCGATGGCGCGCCGGGGATGGCGCGCATGATGTCATTGCTGATGCGATAGACGCGCTGCACGCCCCGCGCGCCGCGACTGCCCGCCCAGACGGTGCCATGGCCGTGATTGCCCGCCGAGATCAGCAGCGCCGGGCGGTTGGCGCGCAGATAGCCGCGCAACGCCCATGCCGCGCGCAGCTTTTCCCACAGGCGCGATCGGCCTGCACCGGGCAGCAGGGCATGATGGACGACGCCCGGCACCCCCTCCCCGCCCGGCAGCGCGGTGACGAGTTGCACCTCATGCCCCTGCGCGGCGAGATCGGCGGCGATCAGCCGGGCATTGCGGACCACGCCGGTCGCGACCAGCGCGTGGACATAGACGCAGATCACGCCCGCCGCCGGTCCCATTCGATGGCGCGGGCGGCGCACCAGGCTTGCGCAGGCAATCGGTCGAGATGATGGCGATAGAGCGCGCCCAGCCGCATGTCCGCGAGGCCGCGCCCCTCCACCAATTGCAGGATGTCGGTGCCGGGGTTCCAATTGCCCTCGACCAACATAGGCCCGGCGTCGGTCAAGCCGACATCCCAGCCGATGACCGTGAAGCCGGTGCGAAAGACATGGTGCGCGTTCAGCGCCAGCGCGATCGCGGCGGGGAGGTCGGGTAGGATAATGCGCTCGATCGGCGCGCCTGTCTTGGGGTGGTGCGTATGCAGGCTAGGCGCACCTGCACCGCCGCCAAGCCAGGCGGGACCGCAGCGCCCGGCGGCATCGACGCCCAGCACCAGATTGCCCGCGTTGAAATTATCGACCGGACGGATGCCCCCGGCCGACAGCCGCAGCGCGAGGCCGCAGGCTTCGGGCACGCCATCTTCATCAAGGCATGTCATCACCCGCAAGGTCGGCAGCGCGCCGGGCGACAGATCGACAAGCGCCGCATGGGTCGGCAGGCGGCGCTGGATCACGCCGCCCTCGCGCCACACCCGCAGCAACCGCGCTCGTAGCAGGTCGTCGCCGATGGGGCCATCACAGCCGCGCCAATGCTCATCACGCCAGAAACGCTCGACCCCCTGCCCTTTCGATCGAAAGCTCGGCTTGGCAATGATGTCGCGCTCGGCTGCCAGCCAGGCGGCGAGATCGCCGCGGTCGGGATTGCAGGCGGGCGCGATCGTCAGACCCGCCGTCCGTGCGACCTCCGCGAAGAGCTGCTTGTTCTTGAGCGGATTGGTGGCGAAGGGAAAGGCACCCGGATTGAGCAGCCGGTGCAGCCCCTTGCGGTCGCGCATGCTCAGTCCCCGCTGCCGCACCGCATCGGACAGGAGATGCCGCTCGGCCGGGGTCCAGCCGCCCTGCCCGGCCCCCGCGAGCAAACGCGCCAGCAGGTGCCGACGCATCGGCCAGTGCCGGGTCAGCCCCGCGCGATAGGCGGCAAGCAGGTCATTGTCGCCCCGACCGGGCAACGCGCGCAGCGTGGGCAAAGGCTATTCCGCAGCCTGGGCGATGGTGACGCAGCGACCAAGCACCTCGCTCGCGACCCCGCGCGTGCGGGCGTTGTCGACGTCGATCGCGACCGCACCATCGGACAGGATCACCGGCGCGATGGTCAGGCGGAAGCGGCGTGAAAAGCGGGCGAAGGTCGCGGCCAGCGTGCCGATACCGAAGCGGAAACGCAGGAGATTGAGCAGACCGAAAGCCCCGATGATGCGCAGCGGATGCTTGACGAACTGGCCGCCCGACCGGAAAGTTTCGGCGGCGGCCAGTGCGGCTTTGTCCTTGAGCCAATAGCTGTTGCAGTTGGAATAGCTGTCATCGGCAAAGGCGTAGAATTTGCGCTGCCCCTCCGGGTGGGCGGCCAGCACCGATGCGCGCCGGGCGAAGGCAACGGCGGCATCTGCGCCCTCGGCCACGCAGCCATCCAGCATTTCGGCGATGGCGGGCGGGGTCAGCAGCACATTGTCGGCGGTGGTGATGAGCAGCGGAAAGCGCGCGCCGTCGGCCGCCGCCAGCACCGAATCCACCAGATTGGGCCGCGCGCCGATCGCCACCAGCCGTCCGCTGGCGATCAGACCGCGCAGTTGCGGCAGACCCGCCAGCACGTCCGGTTCCTCGATCGCGACACGGATTTCGCCGATCCGCTCACTCGCCGCCAGCGCGTCGATGACATGGACCAGCATCGGTTGATCCAGCACCGGGACCAGGCATTTATGGGTGACGCCCGCTTCCAGCGCGAGCGGATCGGTCGCGCCGTCGCGCTTGCCCGCCAACACCAGCGCGGAGGTGCGCCCGCCCATCAGGCCGCGACCCGCATCGGCACTTCGGTCAGCAGACCCTGCCGTTCCAGGCTATGGCCGATGATGGTTTCCACCAGCGTCTGATGATCGACGCCAATCGACGCGGCCGAGCGCGAAATGGTCTTTTTGGACCAGAGGTTGCAGGACAGGTTCACTTCCATGAATTGCACCGCGCCGGTCGCGGGATCATAGCGAAACTCGAACCGGCCATAGTCGAACGGCCATAATTCGGGCAGCAGACGGCGTGTCAGGTCGTCGAGCCGGGCGAGCAAGTCGCGATCCTCGACCAGCACCAGCGGATCATCGCCCGCGTCGATCAGGCCGCGCTTTTCTTCATGGCTGCGGGCGCGATGGGGGTCGGCGGGCACATACATCATCGGCGGCAATATCCACGGCTGCCCGCCGCTGCCGCCCACCACCGGCACGGCGATGTCGAGCAGGGGTGCCCAGGCTTCGACCAGCGCGTCATGGCCCAAGGCCTGGAGATGATCGACATGGGCGAGCGCTTCGTCCCAGCTATCGACCATCGCCAGCCCCCAGGAGGCGGAGGAGGCGTTGGGCTTGACCACCAGCCGTTCGGCCGCAAAGCCGGGCTGCGCGGGCAGGCCGCCGCGCCGAAAGACCTGCGCCGCCATGGTCGGGACGCCATGCGCCTGCGCGATCAGCTTGGAGAGATATTTGTCGTCGGACACGCCGCGCAATATGGGGCTTGCGCCCATGTGCGGCATGGCGCGCCAGCTGAGCAGCAGGGGCGCTAACATCTCGCTATTCTGGAAGCCGCCACGATTGAGCAGGGTCACCACGAAATCGACATCGGGCCGGTCGAACAGCGCTTCATAGCTGTCGGCGACGCGAACATGCAGGCCGATCGCCTCCAGCGTCGATCGCATCTCATGATGATAGAGGGCGTGATTGCCATCGACCGCATCGGGTTGGCCGGATGCGCGGGCATGTTTGGCGAGGAAGAGCAGGCGCAACCGGGCCTTGTCGGCCGGGGAAATGCGGATGCAGCGGTCGATATGGGTCAGCATGACACCCTATCTAGCCGCCTGCGATGACAGGGTGGCGACCGCGCGATGACGATGATGCGACGATCAGGCGGCGGCGATATGACGGCGCGATGACCGATCCAAGTCAGGCGGTGACGATCGCCTTCGCCACCGCTTCGGCGACCTTGATCCCGTCGATCGCGGCGGACAATATGCCGCCTGCATAACCCGCGCCTTCGCCCGCAGGATAGAGTCCGGCGACGGAGAGGCTTTGAAAATCCTTGTCGCGGGTGATGCGGATGGGGGAGGATGTGCGCGTCTCCACGCCCGTCATCACCGCGTCGGGATGGTCATAGTGCGCCAGTTGCCGACCGAATATGGGCAGCGCCTCGCGAAACGCCTCGACCACGAAATCAGGCAAGCAGCGCGACAGGTCGGTTGGGGTCACGCCCGGCTTGTAGGACGGCGTGACCGATCCCAATGACGTTGACGGGCGTCCGGCCAGGAAATCGCCGATGGTCTGTCCCGGCGCCCAATAAGAAGAGCCGCCCGCCACATAGGCCTGCGATTCCCAATGGCGCTGGAAATCGATCCCGGCGAGTGGTCCGTCGGGATAATCGCGTGCCGGGTCGATGCCGACGACCAGCCCGGAATTGGCATTGAATTCGGCGCGGCTATATTGGCTCATGCCGTTGGTGACGACGCGCCCTGCCTCCGACGTGGCGGCGACGACGCGGCCGCCCGGACACATGCAGAAGCTATAGACGGTGCGGCCATTGGCGCAGTGATGCGCCAGGCTATAGGCCGCCGCGCCCAGATCCGGGTGGCCTGCGCAACTGCCATAGCGGGCCTTGTCCACCCAGCTTTGCGGATGTTCGATCCGCACGCCGATGGAAAAGGGCTTGGATTCGATATGCACGCCCCGGCCATGCAGCATGGTGAAGGTCGGCCGTGCGCTATGCCCGACAGCCAGCACGACATGATCGCTCT encodes:
- the cysN gene encoding sulfate adenylyltransferase subunit CysN, translated to MTDTLTDPIYKTDALIAEDIDAYLKVHEHKTMLRFITCGSVDDGKSTLIGRLLYDSKMIFEDQLEALTADSKKMGTQGQEIDFALLVDGLAAEREQGITIDVAYRFFATEKRKFIVADTPGHEQYTRNMVTGASTADLAVILIDARKGILTQTRRHSYLAHLIGIRNIVLAVNKMDLVGYDQSVFDTIVADYTEFAKSIGITAFTPMPISGFKGDNITGPSENTPWYTGPALIEHLETVEVNSATDAEKPFRMPVQWVNRPNLDFRGFSGLIATGTVKPGDAIRVLPSGKTSTISRIVTLDGDLDEAVAGQSVTLCFADEIDCSRGDVIALADNPPQAADQFEATIVWMADEEMLPGRSYWLKIGTQMVTATVQQPKYQVNVNDAGGSGSHLAAKTLELNAIGVANLSTDKQIVFEPYEQNRTLGGFILIDKISNATVAAGMLHFSLRRAQNVHWQSTDVSRDFHANLKNQKPAVLWFTGLSGAGKSTIANLVEKRLARMNRHTYLLDGDNVRHGLNKDLGFTDADRVENIRRVGEVAKLMTDAGLIVITAFISPFRSERDMVRQMMQPGEFFEVHIDTSLAEAEKRDVKGLYKKARAGDLKNFTGIDSPYEAPVDPEIHIDTLTMTAEEAADAIVARLIP
- a CDS encoding glycosyltransferase, producing MRRPRHRMGPAAGVICVYVHALVATGVVRNARLIAADLAAQGHEVQLVTALPGGEGVPGVVHHALLPGAGRSRLWEKLRAAWALRGYLRANRPALLISAGNHGHGTVWAGSRGARGVQRVYRISNDIMRAIPGAPSGGIKRWGRAAMARLIAADAAHLVLVSPTLADTPAFHAAARAGRVTVIANGIDAAAARQHIGDTAPHPWFGGPLPVVLAIGRLAPQKNFATLLAAFAHLRMTRPARLIILGESRDDACTRLRTQATALGIADDLALPGTVANVFPWLARCDAFVLPSWWEGSANVLLEAMAVNAPCVASRSAGNAAQLLDGGRHGLLVDPADPRAMADALAHQINPATRLRPGDRIEAFGLEAVSKGWRDLVNRLLAGRS
- a CDS encoding NAD(P)/FAD-dependent oxidoreductase, which translates into the protein MIRLSGLKLPLDHPAEAMPPAICARLGLQPEELRGHSLVRRGNDARRRSAIQLVYTLDVDVADEAAVLARFAHDHDVRPTPDTSYDFVTHAPDGWQGKRPVVIGAGPCGLFAGLLLAQMGFRPIIVDLGKVVRERTKDTWGLWRRGELNPDSNVQFGEGGAGTFSDGKLYCRVKDPRFLGRKVLAEFVAAGAPDDILWEAHPHIGTFRLVTMVESMRRQIEALGGEYRWQTRVDDLVLERRSDGSQQLRGIVIQDGSVIESDHVVLAVGHSARPTFTMLHGRGVHIESKPFSIGVRIEHPQSWVDKARYGSCAGHPDLGAAAYSLAHHCANGRTVYSFCMCPGGRVVAATSEAGRVVTNGMSQYSRAEFNANSGLVVGIDPARDYPDGPLAGIDFQRHWESQAYVAGGSSYWAPGQTIGDFLAGRPSTSLGSVTPSYKPGVTPTDLSRCLPDFVVEAFREALPIFGRQLAHYDHPDAVMTGVETRTSSPIRITRDKDFQSLSVAGLYPAGEGAGYAGGILSAAIDGIKVAEAVAKAIVTA
- a CDS encoding 3'(2'),5'-bisphosphate nucleotidase CysQ, whose protein sequence is MSDAALAAHLAEVAGRILVEVRESGVFSAKALGKAGDQTANQFLCHALREVRGEDGLLSEEEKDNDDRLAQSRVWIVDPVDGTREYGEARADWAVHVGLAIDGAPVIGAVALPGFEGGVVLRTDEPRTVPPAPEKLRMVVSRTRPAAEAVAIAQKLDAELVPMGSAGAKAMAIILGQADIYLHSGGQYEWDSMAPAAVALAHGLHASRIDGSPLVYNQRDVYLPDLLICRQEHAEMVLGHIAALAQDAA
- a CDS encoding sugar-transfer associated ATP-grasp domain-containing protein, which produces MPTLRALPGRGDNDLLAAYRAGLTRHWPMRRHLLARLLAGAGQGGWTPAERHLLSDAVRQRGLSMRDRKGLHRLLNPGAFPFATNPLKNKQLFAEVARTAGLTIAPACNPDRGDLAAWLAAERDIIAKPSFRSKGQGVERFWRDEHWRGCDGPIGDDLLRARLLRVWREGGVIQRRLPTHAALVDLSPGALPTLRVMTCLDEDGVPEACGLALRLSAGGIRPVDNFNAGNLVLGVDAAGRCGPAWLGGGAGAPSLHTHHPKTGAPIERIILPDLPAAIALALNAHHVFRTGFTVIGWDVGLTDAGPMLVEGNWNPGTDILQLVEGRGLADMRLGALYRHHLDRLPAQAWCAARAIEWDRRRA
- a CDS encoding phosphoribosylglycinamide synthetase; translated protein: MLTHIDRCIRISPADKARLRLLFLAKHARASGQPDAVDGNHALYHHEMRSTLEAIGLHVRVADSYEALFDRPDVDFVVTLLNRGGFQNSEMLAPLLLSWRAMPHMGASPILRGVSDDKYLSKLIAQAHGVPTMAAQVFRRGGLPAQPGFAAERLVVKPNASSASWGLAMVDSWDEALAHVDHLQALGHDALVEAWAPLLDIAVPVVGGSGGQPWILPPMMYVPADPHRARSHEEKRGLIDAGDDPLVLVEDRDLLARLDDLTRRLLPELWPFDYGRFEFRYDPATGAVQFMEVNLSCNLWSKKTISRSAASIGVDHQTLVETIIGHSLERQGLLTEVPMRVAA
- a CDS encoding NTP transferase domain-containing protein — encoded protein: MGGRTSALVLAGKRDGATDPLALEAGVTHKCLVPVLDQPMLVHVIDALAASERIGEIRVAIEEPDVLAGLPQLRGLIASGRLVAIGARPNLVDSVLAAADGARFPLLITTADNVLLTPPAIAEMLDGCVAEGADAAVAFARRASVLAAHPEGQRKFYAFADDSYSNCNSYWLKDKAALAAAETFRSGGQFVKHPLRIIGAFGLLNLLRFRFGIGTLAATFARFSRRFRLTIAPVILSDGAVAIDVDNARTRGVASEVLGRCVTIAQAAE